In one Gracilinanus agilis isolate LMUSP501 chromosome 6, AgileGrace, whole genome shotgun sequence genomic region, the following are encoded:
- the TAF6L gene encoding TAF6-like RNA polymerase II p300/CBP-associated factor-associated factor 65 kDa subunit 6L: MSEREERRFVEIPRESVRLMAESAGLELSDEVAALLAEDVCYRLREATQNSSQFMKHTKRRKLTVEDFNRALRWSNVEAVCGYGSQETLPLRPAREGDLYFPEDREVNLVELALATNIPKGCPETAVRVHVSYLDGKGNVEPQGSVPSAVSSLTDDLLKYYQQVTRAVLGDDPQLMKVALQDLQTNSKIAALLPYFVYVVSGVKSVSHDLEQLHRLLQVARSLLRNPHLCLGPYVRSLVGSVLYCVLEPLAASINPLNDHWTLRDGAALLLSHIFWTHGDLVNGLSQQILLSLQKVLADPVRPLCSHYGAVVGLHALGWKAVERVLYPHLSTYWANLQAVLDDYSVSNAQVKADGHKVYGAILVAVERLLKMKAQAAEPGRGRGSRRPEDLPWTGLLLHESPPGGAGEPGFGPGAPLALGTPGLGSPTPPVSLGDTYRELYAFFGDSLATRFGTGQPAPTAARPPGAKKEPAAVADAVRKMPQLTASATVSPRDEESPRGANPGGSGPASAPAAAPESRPLPRVHRPRGAPRQQGLCTGTRDVFQKSRFAPRGAPHFRFIIAGRQAGRRCRGRLFQTAFPPPQGPSPASRYAQKLPMIGRTARPARRWLLSDYSLYLPL, from the exons ATGTCAGAACGAGAGGAGCGGCGCTTTGTGGAGATCCCCAGGGAGTCAGTCCGGCTCATGGCTGAAAGTGCTGGGCTGGAGCTGAGTGATGAAGTGGCTGCACTTCTGGCTGAGGATGTCTGCTACCGGCTCAGGGAAGCTACCCAG AATAGCTCCCAGTTCATGAAACATACCAAACGTCGGAAGTTGACAGTAGAGGACTTCAACCGGGCCCTGCGCTGGAGCAATGTGGAG GCAGTGTGTGGCTATGGCTCCCAGGAGACCCTGCCCCTGCGCCCAGCAAGGGAGGGTGATCTCTACTTCCCTGAGGACCGAGAGGTGAACTTGGTGGAACTGGCGCTGGCCACCAACATTCCCAAGGGGTGCCCTGAGACAGCTGTGAGAG TTCATGTTTCTTATTTGGATGGTAAAGGAAACGTGGAGCCTCAAGGATCAG TGCCCAGTGCTGTCTCCTCACTGACCGATGACCTCCTCAAGTACTACCAGCAAGTGACCCGGGCTGTGCTGGGGGATGATCCACAGCTCATGAAG GTGGCCCTCCAGGATCTGCAGACAAACTCCAAGATCGCAGCCCTGCTGCCCTACTTTGTGTATGTCGTCAGTGGG GTGAAGTCTGTGAGCCACGACCTTGAGCAACTGCACAGACTGCTGCAGGTGGCCCGGAGCCTCCTGCGGAATCCGCACCTGTGCCTGGGGCCTTACGTGCGCTCTCTGGTGGGCAGTGTTCTCTACTGTGTTCTCGAGCCGCTGGCTGCCTCCATCAACCCCCTGAATGACCACTGGACGCTGAGGGATGGCGCAGCCCTCCTGCTCAGCCACATCTTTTG GACCCACGGGGACCTGGTGAATGGCCTGTCCCAACAGATCCTGCTGTCGCTGCAGAAGGTGCTGGCAGACCCCGTGAGGCCACTGTGCTCCCACTACGGGGCTGTGGTGGGGCTGCACGCCCTGGGCTGGAAG GCTGTAGAGCGGGTGCTGTACCCCCACCTGTCCACCTACTGGGCCAATCTGCAGGCGGTGCTGGACGATTACTCCGTGTCCAATGCCCAGGTGAAGGCGGATGGCCACAAGGTGTACGGGGCCATCCTG GTGGCTGTGGAGCGACTCCTCAAGATGAAGGCGCAGGCAGCGGAACCTGGCCGGGGCCGGGGCTCTCGGCGCCCCGAGGACCTACCCTGGACCGGCCTCCTCCTGCACGAGTCGCCTCCTGGGGGGGCGGGGGAGCCGGGCTTTGGGCCGGGGGCGCCTCTGGCTCTGGGGACCCCGGGACTGGGAAGCCCGACCCCTCCCGTCTCCCTTGGGGACACCTATCGGGAGCTCTACGCCTTCTTTGGAGACAGCCTGGCCACCCGCTTCGGCACCGGGCAGCCGGCCCCGACGGCCGCCCGGCCCCCTGGAGCCAAGAAGGAGCCCGCGGCCGTGGCTGACGCTGTGCGGAAGATGCCCCAGCTGACAGCCAGCGCTACCGTCAGCCCCCGGGACGAGGAAAGCCCCCGCGGGGCGAACCCGGGCGGCTCCGGCCCGGCCTCTGCCCCGGCGGCTGCCCCCGAGAGCCGGCCCCTTCCTCGGGTGCACCGGCCCCGGGGGGCGCCCCGGCAGCAGGGCCTGTGCACTGGGACCCGTGATGTCTTCCAGAAAAGCCGCTTCGCCCCTCGGGGCGCCCCGCACTTCCGCTTTATTATCGCCGGGCGGCAGGCGGGCCGGCGGTGCCGCGGCCGACTCTTCCAAACGGCCTTCCCGCCACCGCAGGGTCCCAGTCCGGCCTCCCGCTATGCCCAGAAGCTGCCCATGATTGGCCGCACAGCAAGACCCGCCCGGCGCTGGCTTCTCTCGGACTACTCACTCTACCTCCCGCTGTAA
- the TMEM179B gene encoding transmembrane protein 179B isoform X3, with product MALPGLHRAELVLFAAAFLAGAVVAAAVFRTQVGRGPLDSCGVGVLSALGLRISLALSAAAIFLVLVSACILRFGTKSLCASILSSKIVTCCSEAQKLPWKPPVSGLHFYSILYDAEASAWVTLGLWCLVLALQLLQWKWEGPPYRPLERGDPEWSSETDALFGARSPDPSLKSLR from the exons ATGGCGCTCCCCGGGCTGCACCGCGCCGAGCTCGTGCTCTTCGCCGCCGCCTTCCTGGCTGGGGCCGTGGTGGCTGCCGCAGTCTTCCGGACGCAGGTGGGGCGGGGGCCTCTGGACAGCTGTGGGGTGGGCGTGCT AAGTGCCCTTGGCCTCCGCATCTCCCTGGCCTTGTCAGCTGCAGCCATCTTCCTGGTGCTCGTGTCAGCCTGCATCCTGCGATTTGGCACCAAGTCCCTCTGTGCCTCCATCTTGAGCTCTAAAATTGTGACCTG CTGCTCTGAGGCCCAGAAGCTTCCCTGGAAACCCCCTGTCTCCGGCCTGCACTTCTACTCCATCCTGTACGACGCGGAA GCCTCCGCCTGGGTGACCCTTGGGCTGTGGTGCCTTGTGCTGGCCCTGCAGCTGCTGCAGTGGAAGTGGGAAGGGCCCCCTTACCGGCCCCTGGAGCGAGGGGACCCTGAGTGGAGCTCCGAGACAGACGCCCTCTTTGGAGCTCGATCCCCCGACCCATCCCTGAAGAGCCTGAGGTAG
- the TMEM179B gene encoding transmembrane protein 179B isoform X1 yields the protein MALPGLHRAELVLFAAAFLAGAVVAAAVFRTQGSFNGQCPIYGTTTWNGSSLALSSSSAPSLCLFVAGVSGLLALYCLLLLLYWTYSSCLEDAHRSALGLRISLALSAAAIFLVLVSACILRFGTKSLCASILSSKIVTCCSEAQKLPWKPPVSGLHFYSILYDAEASAWVTLGLWCLVLALQLLQWKWEGPPYRPLERGDPEWSSETDALFGARSPDPSLKSLR from the exons ATGGCGCTCCCCGGGCTGCACCGCGCCGAGCTCGTGCTCTTCGCCGCCGCCTTCCTGGCTGGGGCCGTGGTGGCTGCCGCAGTCTTCCGGACGCAG GGCTCCTTCAATGGCCAATGCCCCATCTATGGCACCACCACCTGGAACGGCTCCAGCCTGGCCTTGTCCAGCTCCTCAGCCCCTTCCCTCTGCCTCTTCGTAGCTGGGGTCTCCGGCCTCCTGGCCCTCTACTGCCTCCTGCTGTTGCTCTACTGGACCTACAGTAGCTGCCTTGAAGATGCCCACAG AAGTGCCCTTGGCCTCCGCATCTCCCTGGCCTTGTCAGCTGCAGCCATCTTCCTGGTGCTCGTGTCAGCCTGCATCCTGCGATTTGGCACCAAGTCCCTCTGTGCCTCCATCTTGAGCTCTAAAATTGTGACCTG CTGCTCTGAGGCCCAGAAGCTTCCCTGGAAACCCCCTGTCTCCGGCCTGCACTTCTACTCCATCCTGTACGACGCGGAA GCCTCCGCCTGGGTGACCCTTGGGCTGTGGTGCCTTGTGCTGGCCCTGCAGCTGCTGCAGTGGAAGTGGGAAGGGCCCCCTTACCGGCCCCTGGAGCGAGGGGACCCTGAGTGGAGCTCCGAGACAGACGCCCTCTTTGGAGCTCGATCCCCCGACCCATCCCTGAAGAGCCTGAGGTAG
- the TMEM179B gene encoding transmembrane protein 179B isoform X2, whose translation MALPGLHRAELVLFAAAFLAGAVVAAAVFRTQGSFNGQCPIYGTTTWNGSSLALSSSSAPSLCLFVAGVSGLLALYCLLLLLYWTYSSCLEDAHRSALGLRISLALSAAAIFLVLVSACILRFGTNCSEAQKLPWKPPVSGLHFYSILYDAEASAWVTLGLWCLVLALQLLQWKWEGPPYRPLERGDPEWSSETDALFGARSPDPSLKSLR comes from the exons ATGGCGCTCCCCGGGCTGCACCGCGCCGAGCTCGTGCTCTTCGCCGCCGCCTTCCTGGCTGGGGCCGTGGTGGCTGCCGCAGTCTTCCGGACGCAG GGCTCCTTCAATGGCCAATGCCCCATCTATGGCACCACCACCTGGAACGGCTCCAGCCTGGCCTTGTCCAGCTCCTCAGCCCCTTCCCTCTGCCTCTTCGTAGCTGGGGTCTCCGGCCTCCTGGCCCTCTACTGCCTCCTGCTGTTGCTCTACTGGACCTACAGTAGCTGCCTTGAAGATGCCCACAG AAGTGCCCTTGGCCTCCGCATCTCCCTGGCCTTGTCAGCTGCAGCCATCTTCCTGGTGCTCGTGTCAGCCTGCATCCTGCGATTTGGCACCAA CTGCTCTGAGGCCCAGAAGCTTCCCTGGAAACCCCCTGTCTCCGGCCTGCACTTCTACTCCATCCTGTACGACGCGGAA GCCTCCGCCTGGGTGACCCTTGGGCTGTGGTGCCTTGTGCTGGCCCTGCAGCTGCTGCAGTGGAAGTGGGAAGGGCCCCCTTACCGGCCCCTGGAGCGAGGGGACCCTGAGTGGAGCTCCGAGACAGACGCCCTCTTTGGAGCTCGATCCCCCGACCCATCCCTGAAGAGCCTGAGGTAG
- the TMEM223 gene encoding transmembrane protein 223 — protein sequence MAGIARRWRLLWPPGGAGARAALHEAAPARDVLLFEHERGRFFAFLGLFCAGQGIFWTSLAAAALAGPGGGAQGPGAGRRASSGSALWRYGLAAGCASVGVLVLAAGLLFSRRSVRSVLLHKGGQQVTVTTHAPFGLGAQFTVPLRQVSCLAHRGEVPAMLPLKVRGRRFYFLLDKAGRFPNTRLFDLTVGAYRGL from the exons ATGGCGGGGATAGCGCGGCGCTGGAGGCTCCTGTGGCCCCCTGGCGGGGCCGGGGCTCGAGCCGCGCTGCACGAAGCGGCGCCGGCCCGGGATGTCCTGCTCTTCGAGCACGAGCGCGGTCGCTTCTTCGCCTTCCTGGGCCTCTTCTGCGCGGGCCAGGGCATCTTCTGGACGTCGCTGGCCGCTGCCGCTCTGGCCGGGCCTGGAGGCGGCGCTCAGGGTCCCGGGGCCGGGCGGCGCGCCAGCTCTGGCTCCGCGCTTTGGCGCTACGGACTGGCTGCCGGCTGCGCTTCTGTGG GCGTGCTGGTGCTGGCAGCCGGCCTGCTCTTCTCCCGGCGCTCCGTGAGATCCGTGTTGCTCCACAAAGGGGGCCAGCAGGTGACCGTCACCACTCACGCCCCCTTCGGCCTGGGCGCCCAGTTCACCGTGCCTCTGCGCCAGGTGTCCTGCCTGGCCCACCGTGGGGAGGTGCCTGCCATGCTCCCACTCAAGGTCCGAGGCCGCCGCTTCTATTTCCTGTTGGACAAAGCCGGCCGCTTCCCCAACACAAGGCTGTTTGACCTCACTGTGGGGGCCTACCGGGGCctgtga
- the NXF1 gene encoding nuclear RNA export factor 1, with the protein MAEEGKSYIEHDDRVGGSFPQRRKKGRGPFRWKYGETNSRPRNRGGPGPRAPRLEEEDGDVAMSDAQDGPRARYTPYNSRPNRRGGDNWHDRDRIHVTVRRDRAGQDRGGTAGCSLDAVPKNWFRITIPYGRKYDKTWLLNSLQSKCSVPFNPIEFHYENTRAQFFVEEASTATAIKAVNHKIVDRENRRITVIINPSAPPQSVLNELKPEQVEQLKFVMSKRYDGSQQALDLKGLRTDPDLVAQNIDVVLNRRNCMSASLRIIEENIPELLSLNLSNNRLYRLDDLSDIVQKAPNLKILNLSGNELKSERELDKVKGLKLDELWLMGNPLCAAFRDQSSYISAIRERFPKLLRLDGHELPPPIAFDVEAPTTLPPCKGSYFGSENLKAMVLYFLQQYYSVYDSGDRQGLLDAYHDQACCSLSIPFTSQNPARGSMSEYFKDSRNVKKLKDPTLRFRLLKHTRLNVVAFLNELPKTQHDVNSFVVDICAQTETLLCFAVHGVFKEVDGKSRDSVRAFSRVFIAVPSNNAARLCIVNDKLFIRNATTDEIRRAFAMPAPTPSSSPVPTLSPEQQEMLQTFSTQSGMNLEWSQKCLQDNDWDFARAAHVFTQLKAGSKIPEVAFLK; encoded by the exons AGCATGATGACCGAGTTGGGGGGAGCTTCCCCCAAAGGCGGAAGAAAGGCCGGGGCCCTTTCCGGTGGAAATATGGTGAGACAAATTCACGGCCCCGAAATCGAGGTGGCCCTGGTCCCCGAGCCCCACgcctggaggaggaggatggTGATGTGGCCATGAGTGATGCCCAAGATGGTCCCCGAGCCCGGTA CACACCTTACAACTCAAGACCTAACCGGAGGGGGGGAGATAATTGGCATGACCGAGACAGAATTCATGTCACCGTGCGCCGAGACAGGGCTGGCCAAGACAGAGGTGGTACTGCTGGTTGCAGCCTGGATGCAGTACCCAAAAACTGGTTCAGGATTACA ATCCCTTATGGAAGGAAGTACGACAAGACTTGGTTGTTGAACTCACTCCAGAGCAAATGCAGTGTCCCCTTCAATCCTATCGAG TTTCACTACGAGAACACTCGGGCCCAGTTCTTTGTGGAGGAAGCCAGCACAGCAACTGCCATCAAGGCTGTGAATCACAAGATTGTGGACCGAGAGAACCGAAGG ATAACGGTCATAATCAATCCATCTGCCCCACCCCAGTCAGTGCTGAATGAGCTAAAGCCTGAGCAAGTAGAACAGCTAAAG TTTGTCATGAGCAAACGCTATGATGGCTCCCAGCAGGCCCTGGACCTGAAGGGCCTTCGAACAGACCCAG ACTTGGTGGCCCAGAACATAGATGTTGTCCTTAATCGAAGGAATTGCATGTCTGCCTCGCTGCGGATTATCGAAGAAAACATCCCTGAA CTGCTGTCACTGAATCTGAGCAACAACCGCCTCTACAGGCTGGATGACTTGTCAGACATTGTGCAGAAGGCCCCGAACCTCAAGATCCTGAACCTTTCTGGGAATGAA CTGAAGTCGGAGCGAGAGTTGGACAAAGTGAAGGGGCTGAAGCTGGATGAACTGTGGCTCATGGGGAACCCTCTCTGTGCTGCTTTCCGGGACCAGTCCTCCTACATTAG CGCCATCCGGGAGCGCTTCCCCAAGCTGCTTCGCCTG GACGGCCACGAGTTGCCCCCTCCAATCGCCTTTGATGTGGAAGCTCCTACGACGCTCCCGCCCTGCAAG GGCAGCTACTTTGGATCAGAAAACCTGAAAGCAATGGTCCTGTACTTCCTGCAGca GTATTATTCTGTGTATGACTCTGGAGATAGGCAGGGGCTGCTTGACGCTTACCATGACCAGGCCTGCTGCTCTCTCAGCATTCCCTTCACCTCCCAGAACCCAGCTCG GGGCAGCATGAGTGAGTACTTCAAGGACAGCAGGAATGTGAAGAAGCTCAAGGACCCCA CCCTGCGCTTCCGCCTGCTAAAACACACGCGCCTCAATGTCGTGGCCTTCCTCAACGAGCTCCCCAAGACCCAGCATGACGTGAACTCTTTTGTGGTGGACATCTGTGCCCAGACG GAAACGCTGTTATGCTTTGCTGTGCACGGGGTCTTCAAGGAAG TGGATGGAAAATCTCGAGACTCTGTCCGGGCTTTCTCCCGAGTGTTCATTGCTGTCCCCTCGAACAATGCTGCCAG GCTCTGTATCGTGAACGACAAGCTCTTCATAAGGAACGCCACCACCGACGAGATCCGCCGCGCCTTCGCCATGCCGGCGCCCACCCCGTCCTCCAGCCCTGTGCCCACCCTCTCCCCTGAGCAGCAAGAGATGCTACAGACTTTTTCCACTCAGTCTGGCATGAACCTGGAGTGGTCGCAGAA GTGCCTTCAGGACAATGACTGGGACTTTGCCAGGGCGGCGCACGTCTTCACTCAGCTCAAG GCTGGCAGCAAGATCCCGGAGGTGGCGTTTCTCAAGTGA